A DNA window from Argopecten irradians isolate NY chromosome 10, Ai_NY, whole genome shotgun sequence contains the following coding sequences:
- the LOC138333947 gene encoding splicing factor Cactin-like, whose product MGKQKKKRKDRHRDRDRHSHSSSKRRRRDDSDSSDEDSQSDSSDESRSRSRSPRNRNRSRSPRQQRRSRSQKHRSRKYSSDSDSSSPKRSSLSRSKKKYEKKSSKSEKKKDAAEIEEEKRQQKELIKALETPEEKRARRLAKKEAKERRRKEKMGWDKDYLGYTNADNPFGDEHLLDTFTWGKKLEKEGKKNLSKDEIQHLHKQKMDESRVGRIRAPKKKRREREKEDEEKWEKEREMMQREKEVEYFREWEKQEDSFHLNQAKMRSKIRIQDGRAKPIDLLAKYINAEDDDLAIEMHEPYTYLYGLTIPDLDDLLEDIKVYLELEEGKNADYWRDIITVTKDELSKLKKLDSSQREFHDRREGINESVNVEVAGIFKGKTTNQLVALEVQMKNKLKGGEGVDVGYWESLLQQLKAHIGRTRLRERHQEVLRQKLFKLKQEQGIESQPLFPSATGVDSPASRESTPRLRESTPRPETAMAQPEIKSEKQNEEEENSGAGPSGEAAEEEGEEENEDEAVITEEDLEEQAYIDYEAGKYSPKLLRYNDLEIDTVVYDPTDDMKKLELARQQVRTLGQVRLDGETEFEKKAREGMNDEEATFSVEVPLDHQAFLWSDKYRPRKPRFFNRVHTGFEWNKYNQTHYDIDNPPPKIVQGYKFNIFYPDLIDKAETPQYTLTPIEGDKDFATLKFHAGPPYEDIAFKIVNREWEYSYKHGFRCQFQNNIFQLWFHFKRYRYRR is encoded by the exons GAGAGATGATTCAGACTCTTCCGATGAAGATTCACAGTCAGATTCATCAGATGAATCTAGGTCAAGATCAAGATCACCCCGAAACAGGAATCGGTCAAGATCTCCAAGGCAACAGAGACGGTCAAGGTCTCAAAAACATCGTAGCAGGAAATACTCTTCAGATTCAGATTCTTCATCTCCTAAACGCTCATCATTATCCAGGTCAAAGAAGAAATATGAAAAGAAGTCTTCAAAGAGTGAAAAGAAAAAGGATGCAGCGGaaattgaagaagaaaaaag ACAACAGAAGGAGTTGATAAAGGCTCTGGAGACTCCCGAGGAGAAGCGAGCGCGAAGATTGGCTAAAAAAGAGGCTAAGGAGAGAAGGAGGAAGGAGAAAATGGGCTGGGATAAAGATTACCTG GGCTACACTAATGCTGACAACCCCTTTGGAGATGAGCACTTACTCGATACATTTACCTGGGGAAAGAAATTAGAGAAAGAAGGAAAGAAAAATCTGAGTAAGGATGAGATTCAACATCTTCACAAACAGAAAATGGATGAAAGCAGGGTAGGTAGAATTAGAGCACCAAA AAAAAAGAGAagagaaagagaaaaagaaGATGAAGAAAAATGGGAAAAAGAGAGA gAGATGATGCAGAGAGAGAAAGAGGTTGAATATTTCCGAGAATGGGAGAAACAGGAAGATAGT TTTCACTTGAATCAAGCCAAAATGAGATCTAAGATCAGAATTCAGGATGGACGAG CCAAACCTATTGACTTGCTGGCCAAGTATATCAATGCAGAAGATGATGATCTCGCAATTGAAATGCACGAACCTTATACCTACCTGTAT GGCCTCACCATTCCTGACCTTGATGACCTCCTAGAGGACATTAAGGTATACCTGGAGTTAGAGGAAGGAAAAAATGCCGACTACTGGCGTGACATCATCACGGTCACTAAAGATGAACTTAGTAAACTGAAGAAACTAGATTCAAGTCAGAGAG AATTTCACGACAGACGCGAAGGCATTAATGAATCGGTGAATGTAGAAGTAGCGGGTATCTTCAAAGGAAAGACCACTAATCAGCTGGTAGCTCTGGAGGTGCAGATGAAAAACAAACTGAAGGGAGGCGAGGGTGTGGATGTGG GTTACTGGGAGTCCCTGCTACAACAACTCAAGGCTCATATAGGGAGAACGAGGCTGAGGGAGCGACACCAGGAGGTACTCCGACAGAAACTCTTCAAACTCAAACAAGAG CAAGGAATAGAATCACAACCACTCTTTCCTTCTGCAACTGGAGTTGACAGTCCTGCATCAAGGGAGAGTACTCCACGTCTGAGGGAGAGTACTCCACGTCCAGAGACTGCAATGGCTCAACCAGAAATCAAGAGTGAAAAACAAAATGAGGAAGAAGAGAATTCTGGAGCTGGTCCTAGTGGGGAAGCAGCAGAGGAGGAGGGGGAAGAGGAGAA TGAGGATGAAGCCGTTATCACGGAAGAAGATCTGGAGGAGCAGGCTTATATTGATTACGAGGCTGGCAAATACTCCCCAAAACTTCTACGCTATAATGACCTGGAAATCGACACGGTCGTGTACGATCCTACTGATGATATGAAGAAACTAGAACTAGCCAGGCAACAAGTCAGAACTCTGGGTCAAGTCAGG CTGGATGGAGAGACAGAGTTTGAGAAGAAAGCGAGAGAAGGAATGAATGATGAAGAAGCTACCTTCAGCGTAGAAGTTCCTCTTGATCACCAAGCCTTCCTTTGGTCAGACAAATACAGGCCTCGGAAACCTCGCTTCTTCAACAGGGTCCATACT GGATTTGAATGGAACAAGTATAACCAGACTCACTACGACATTGACAACCCACCTCCAAAGATTGTTCAAGGATACAAGTTCAAT ATTTTCTACCCTGACCTTATAGACAAGGCTGAAACCCCTCAGTATACACTA aCACCGATTGAAGGAGACAAAGATTTTGCCACACTTAAGTTCCACGCAGGTCCCCCCTATGAG GACATCGCCTTTAAGATCGTCAACAGAGAATGGGAATATTCGTACAAACATGGATTTCGATGTCAGTTCCAGAATAACATCTTCCAACTGTGGTTCCATTTCAAGCGTTACAGATACAGACGATGA